A single window of bacterium DNA harbors:
- a CDS encoding glycosyltransferase family 2 protein: MNNTPLVSVVILNYNGMKFIDACFTSLRRTVYSNVEWIMVDNASKDDSIAHVRKNYPEFKIIESGSNLGYTGGNNLGIRAAKGQYVVLLNNDIEVDANWLTHLVNTAEADSQIGALQPKLQSMINKGFFEYAGASGGFIDRWGYPFLRGRIFDTMESDHGQYDDACDIFWASGAALFLRKSALDTIGLLDETFFMHFEEIDLCWRLHRSGFTIKVIPQAIVYHYVSASLPAQNIKKMYWNHRNSLITLFKNLDSSRFVQIIFIRMLLDGISAIYGLFSGEPQRVVAVLKAHFWIYRNYGLLLQKRRETSKTAKLPLKHYSHLIYPRSIVVDYFLKKKKEFHILNF; the protein is encoded by the coding sequence ATGAATAACACTCCGCTCGTCTCCGTCGTTATCCTCAACTATAACGGGATGAAATTCATCGACGCCTGTTTTACTTCACTGCGTCGTACAGTTTATTCCAATGTCGAGTGGATTATGGTCGATAATGCGTCAAAGGACGATTCAATAGCCCATGTACGAAAAAATTATCCTGAATTTAAAATCATCGAATCCGGCAGCAACCTGGGTTATACCGGCGGCAATAATCTCGGCATCCGAGCGGCCAAGGGTCAATACGTCGTATTGCTCAACAACGACATTGAAGTTGATGCGAATTGGCTGACGCATCTGGTGAACACCGCCGAAGCCGATTCACAAATTGGTGCCTTGCAGCCCAAGCTGCAATCCATGATCAACAAAGGTTTCTTCGAATATGCCGGAGCATCCGGTGGATTTATCGATCGCTGGGGATATCCTTTTTTACGAGGCAGAATTTTTGATACGATGGAATCCGATCATGGACAATACGACGACGCGTGCGACATTTTCTGGGCGAGCGGCGCTGCACTGTTTCTGCGCAAATCTGCGCTGGATACAATTGGACTTCTGGACGAAACGTTCTTCATGCACTTTGAGGAAATCGATCTGTGCTGGCGGCTTCATCGTTCCGGCTTTACGATTAAGGTCATACCGCAAGCCATCGTCTATCATTATGTCAGCGCCAGCCTGCCTGCACAGAATATAAAGAAAATGTATTGGAATCATCGGAATAGTCTCATAACGCTTTTCAAAAACTTGGATTCATCTCGTTTTGTACAAATAATTTTTATCCGGATGCTTCTGGATGGTATTTCGGCCATTTACGGTCTGTTCTCCGGGGAACCTCAGCGAGTTGTCGCCGTATTAAAAGCGCACTTCTGGATATATCGAAACTACGGACTGCTACTCCAAAAACGGCGGGAGACTTCTAAAACCGCAAAATTGCCACTGAAACATTACAGCCATTTGATTTATCCGCGCAGCATTGTTGTTGATTATTTCTTGAAGAAGAAAAAAGAGTTTCATATTTTAAATTTCTGA
- the rfbD gene encoding dTDP-4-dehydrorhamnose reductase — translation MKVLIFGATGQLGKDIQRVLKKDFTLAPVTHDQCDITKDAATQKFINESKPDWVINCAAWTDVPGCELDDQKAFTVNALGAKHVAAGCAKAKSKLIHISTDYVFDGNENQPYSETSLCRPVNVYGLSKLAGEHYIQMTHDQYFIIRTSGLYGIHPNRGKKTNFVETMLKLAKERDVVKVVDDEILTPTFTLNLAQQIKILMGIDRYGIYHATNNGSCSWYEFTRKIFEIAKINTRLEKTTVKEFASPVKRPAYSVLKNLNLQNLGIDFMKMWDAALEDYFLDKENKLKL, via the coding sequence ATGAAAGTTTTGATTTTCGGCGCTACGGGACAATTAGGAAAAGATATCCAACGCGTTTTGAAAAAGGATTTCACGCTGGCACCGGTTACGCATGATCAGTGCGACATTACGAAGGATGCAGCAACTCAAAAATTTATTAACGAATCAAAACCGGATTGGGTGATCAATTGCGCTGCATGGACAGATGTGCCGGGATGCGAGCTTGATGACCAAAAAGCTTTCACCGTCAATGCCCTCGGAGCCAAACATGTCGCTGCCGGATGCGCCAAAGCCAAAAGTAAACTGATCCATATCAGCACCGATTACGTTTTTGACGGCAATGAAAATCAACCTTATTCTGAAACGAGCCTCTGTCGTCCTGTTAATGTATACGGTTTATCGAAATTGGCCGGAGAACACTACATTCAAATGACACATGATCAATATTTCATCATCCGAACATCCGGTTTGTACGGTATTCACCCCAATCGCGGAAAGAAAACCAATTTTGTTGAAACCATGTTGAAGCTGGCAAAAGAGCGTGACGTCGTCAAAGTTGTAGACGATGAAATTTTAACGCCGACTTTTACGTTGAACCTAGCTCAGCAGATCAAAATTTTAATGGGCATCGATCGCTACGGTATTTATCATGCCACCAATAACGGCAGTTGTTCATGGTATGAATTTACGCGTAAAATTTTTGAAATTGCCAAAATCAATACACGCCTCGAAAAAACTACCGTCAAAGAATTTGCCAGCCCGGTTAAAAGGCCTGCCTATTCCGTTTTAAAGAATTTAAACCTGCAAAACCTTGGTATTGATTTTATGAAAATGTGGGATGCGGCCTTAGAAGATTATTTTTTAGATAAAGAAAATAAATTAAAACTATAA
- a CDS encoding DUF2723 domain-containing protein gives MFDFAKMNKIVGLIVFILAFLGYFITVSPTVSYWDCGEFAACAYTLAIPHPPGSPLFLLIGRVFSMIPFSSIGYPLGLAVTNYDIAYRVNMISVLASAFAVLFLYLTAVRLIMQWRNRPETTFDGLRITLSAAIGALTFAFSYSQWFNAVEAEVYAASIFFATIVVWLITVWLEKPDDIHSDVYLLLIAYMVGLAIGVHLLNLLALPFIFFLIYTKKFEINFTSLVMFSIIGLLAMAIIYKVFIFYSVQIPYALDQFGLANISVFLFFALLLYLSYYFIKVNNHTASLVVLSTLLIFIGYSTYAMILIRSGLNPNVDQNDPDTWTAFIRYLNREQYGEMSLFPRQAPFWDYQFNKMFVRYFNWQFMGRPDEQALSLIDHLRNLIGWRVDAMQDTQTDRYGYVFTVFSLRGLYGLPFLVGLFGAVHHFTKDWKRALATFGFFITNGIAVIIYLNQQDPQPRERDYAYVGAYFAFSIWICIGIYSILETIEEKIADIKKMQWSTYGIVALLAILLPLNMFAYNRFTASRQGNYVAWDYSYNLLETCEENALLFTNGDNDTFPLWYLQEVEKVRPDIRIVNLSLLNTEWYINQLKNREPEYHLPDGKIVKAAKVPIGYSDREILGDPKIPNSAIQPVRWKARSFSMEVAKETYWKDWVESGNPLPPNHDTMSIPKITFEVQPTIQGQGIRVQDLMVLDILFANKFKRPIYFAITVSGDNYVGLRRYMRMDGLAYKLITVPDQEMSSQRIYENSFNKYKYRNMDNPDVSYDDNVRRLTQNYRSLFLQMVDYYRQKKAGAAPLRNKHDDVLPDALNDDQKIVALLEKMEKTVPETVIPIRDYRIKLTIGQFYADAGKPEKLREYIQQVLSDEKQYRLDNNAKIKIAGLYEFILHDNDAAIELIKPIVDTDPRNGEALGLYIQALESKGDYAAAAQVLEDWLSRNPNDVSAKSRLSEIQNKIKK, from the coding sequence ATGTTTGATTTTGCCAAAATGAATAAAATCGTCGGGCTGATTGTTTTTATATTGGCCTTCCTTGGATATTTTATCACAGTTTCTCCGACGGTTTCATACTGGGATTGCGGTGAGTTCGCCGCATGCGCGTATACTCTGGCGATTCCTCACCCTCCCGGATCGCCTCTATTTCTTCTGATCGGGCGTGTATTCTCCATGATACCGTTTTCGAGTATTGGTTACCCTCTTGGCCTGGCCGTCACGAATTACGATATTGCATATCGCGTCAACATGATTTCTGTACTCGCCAGTGCGTTTGCAGTATTGTTTTTATATTTAACGGCCGTTCGACTGATCATGCAATGGCGTAACCGGCCGGAAACGACTTTCGACGGTTTGAGAATTACTTTGTCGGCGGCCATCGGGGCATTGACATTTGCGTTCTCGTACAGCCAGTGGTTCAATGCTGTCGAAGCAGAAGTGTATGCCGCAAGTATTTTTTTCGCGACAATTGTTGTCTGGCTCATTACGGTCTGGCTCGAGAAACCCGATGATATTCACAGCGATGTCTATTTATTATTGATCGCTTACATGGTCGGGTTAGCCATCGGCGTGCACTTACTGAATTTGCTGGCGCTTCCGTTTATTTTCTTTCTGATCTATACTAAAAAATTTGAAATCAATTTTACGTCGCTGGTTATGTTTTCGATCATCGGGCTTCTGGCGATGGCCATCATTTATAAGGTTTTCATTTTTTACAGTGTTCAGATTCCATACGCATTGGATCAATTTGGCCTTGCCAATATTTCTGTATTTTTATTTTTCGCCTTGTTGCTTTACTTATCCTACTATTTTATAAAGGTCAACAATCACACGGCATCGCTGGTCGTTTTATCAACACTGCTTATTTTCATCGGTTACTCCACGTATGCCATGATCCTGATTCGTTCAGGTCTTAATCCCAACGTCGACCAAAACGATCCCGATACATGGACGGCTTTCATTCGCTATTTGAACCGTGAGCAATACGGCGAAATGTCGCTTTTCCCGCGCCAGGCGCCGTTCTGGGATTATCAATTCAATAAAATGTTCGTCCGTTATTTTAACTGGCAATTTATGGGTCGTCCGGATGAACAAGCACTCTCATTGATCGATCATTTACGCAACCTGATCGGATGGCGTGTGGACGCAATGCAAGATACGCAGACGGATCGGTACGGTTATGTATTCACTGTTTTTAGTTTAAGAGGCTTATATGGGCTTCCATTTTTAGTCGGACTGTTCGGAGCCGTACACCATTTCACCAAAGACTGGAAACGCGCATTAGCAACTTTTGGCTTTTTCATTACGAATGGAATCGCCGTAATCATCTATCTTAATCAACAAGATCCCCAACCACGTGAACGTGATTATGCTTATGTCGGCGCTTATTTTGCCTTTTCAATATGGATCTGTATAGGCATTTATTCGATTTTAGAAACCATTGAAGAAAAAATTGCCGACATCAAAAAGATGCAGTGGTCGACATATGGGATAGTTGCGTTGCTGGCAATTCTTTTGCCGCTGAATATGTTCGCCTATAATAGATTTACAGCAAGCCGCCAAGGCAATTACGTAGCGTGGGATTATTCGTATAATCTTCTTGAAACCTGCGAAGAAAACGCTTTGTTGTTTACGAACGGCGATAACGACACCTTCCCGCTTTGGTATTTACAGGAAGTTGAAAAAGTCCGCCCCGACATTCGGATTGTCAACCTTAGCCTTCTCAACACAGAATGGTATATTAATCAACTGAAAAATCGCGAACCTGAATACCATTTACCTGATGGAAAAATAGTTAAGGCTGCTAAAGTACCTATCGGATACAGTGATCGGGAAATTTTGGGCGATCCGAAGATTCCAAATTCTGCTATTCAACCTGTACGTTGGAAGGCACGCTCTTTTTCCATGGAAGTTGCTAAAGAAACTTACTGGAAAGATTGGGTAGAATCGGGTAACCCGTTACCGCCGAATCATGACACGATGAGTATTCCGAAAATTACATTTGAAGTCCAACCCACCATTCAAGGACAAGGCATACGCGTTCAGGATTTGATGGTGTTGGATATTTTATTTGCCAATAAATTCAAGCGCCCGATCTATTTTGCCATTACCGTCAGCGGCGATAATTATGTAGGACTGCGCCGTTATATGAGAATGGACGGATTGGCTTATAAATTAATCACGGTTCCCGACCAGGAAATGTCATCGCAACGTATTTATGAAAATTCTTTCAATAAATACAAATACCGTAATATGGATAATCCCGACGTTTCGTATGACGACAATGTGCGCCGATTGACGCAGAATTACCGGTCACTTTTCCTGCAGATGGTGGATTATTACCGTCAGAAAAAAGCAGGAGCGGCTCCGTTGCGAAATAAACACGACGACGTTTTGCCGGATGCTTTGAATGACGATCAGAAAATAGTCGCCCTATTGGAAAAAATGGAAAAAACCGTCCCCGAAACAGTTATACCTATCCGTGATTACCGGATTAAATTAACTATCGGACAATTTTACGCCGATGCCGGAAAACCTGAAAAATTGCGCGAATATATCCAACAAGTTCTCTCGGATGAAAAGCAGTACCGTTTGGATAATAATGCAAAAATCAAAATAGCCGGGCTGTATGAATTTATTCTCCATGACAACGATGCGGCGATTGAATTAATCAAACCTATTGTTGATACGGATCCACGTAATGGCGAGGCTTTAGGGTTATACATTCAGGCGCTCGAATCCAAGGGCGATTATGCGGCGGCGGCACAAGTTCTGGAGGACTGGTTGTCACGCAATCCCAATGACGTAAGCGCAAAGTCACGATTGTCGGAAATTCAGAATAAAATTAAAAAATAG
- a CDS encoding UPF0182 family protein: MKKFIALIVVAVLAIILIRSFVDFYSELLWYRSMNYEETFWTMYTTEYVVGIVYFLVFWVIIGVNVWIAARVQPAFSSVMGSMFQQQIRALTKPAKLIYFGVLLFISYVMSAGPASNWMRVLQFMNNEKFGEVDAVFSKDVGFYVYELSFYQSTINWLFALVVISILATGAVYVFKGSILMQPQGFDFGAAAKRHLMILISLFFGLYIFDYHFASFDVLYNDNGIVVGASYADVNALLVGYKIMMAVALIAMGLALAGAFRGVWKLCFGAVLFQIVAAVILLKAYPAVIQKLVVTPNMLEKEKPYILENIKQTRRAYELDQIEERDFNYALNLTSGDIAANDLTIKNVTLWDYRPLRDAYSQLQEIRPYYNFSDIDVDRYRINNEYRQVMLAARELNLAKTGGTDNWINKTFVYTHGHGIVMSPVNVVTQEGQPEFFIKNIPPDVHADIKLDRPEIYFGEQQSIDDYVIVKTSKEEFDYPLGEANQWTFYKEDAGVEIGS, translated from the coding sequence GTGAAAAAATTTATTGCACTGATTGTCGTCGCAGTTTTGGCGATCATTTTAATTCGATCATTCGTCGATTTTTACAGCGAATTATTATGGTACCGTTCAATGAATTATGAAGAAACGTTCTGGACGATGTATACGACGGAATATGTAGTGGGAATAGTTTACTTCCTTGTATTCTGGGTTATTATCGGCGTGAATGTATGGATTGCTGCGCGAGTTCAGCCTGCTTTTTCGTCCGTCATGGGTTCGATGTTTCAGCAGCAAATCCGCGCTTTGACCAAACCGGCAAAATTGATTTATTTCGGAGTTCTGCTGTTTATTTCGTACGTGATGTCTGCCGGTCCGGCGTCGAATTGGATGCGCGTACTGCAATTCATGAACAACGAAAAATTTGGCGAAGTAGACGCGGTATTTTCCAAGGACGTCGGTTTTTACGTATATGAATTATCTTTCTATCAATCGACAATCAATTGGTTGTTCGCGCTGGTAGTGATCAGTATTTTGGCTACCGGCGCCGTGTATGTTTTTAAAGGCTCGATCCTGATGCAGCCGCAAGGATTCGATTTCGGAGCTGCAGCGAAACGCCATCTGATGATTCTGATCAGCTTGTTTTTCGGCCTATATATTTTCGATTATCATTTTGCATCATTTGATGTGTTGTATAACGATAACGGCATCGTTGTCGGTGCGAGCTACGCCGACGTGAACGCGCTACTGGTCGGTTATAAGATTATGATGGCGGTAGCGCTGATCGCGATGGGACTGGCTTTGGCCGGTGCTTTTCGAGGCGTGTGGAAGTTATGCTTCGGTGCGGTACTATTTCAAATCGTTGCCGCAGTTATCCTGCTCAAAGCTTATCCGGCCGTTATTCAAAAGCTCGTGGTCACACCGAACATGCTGGAAAAAGAAAAGCCGTATATACTTGAAAATATCAAACAGACGCGTCGGGCGTATGAATTGGATCAGATCGAAGAACGCGATTTTAATTATGCTCTCAATCTGACATCAGGTGATATTGCAGCGAACGATCTGACGATCAAAAATGTGACGTTGTGGGATTATCGTCCGCTACGAGATGCATATTCGCAGCTTCAGGAAATCCGTCCGTATTACAATTTTTCGGATATTGACGTTGACCGCTATCGCATTAATAATGAATACCGCCAGGTCATGCTGGCTGCGCGTGAACTTAATTTGGCAAAGACCGGCGGCACTGATAACTGGATTAACAAAACATTTGTCTATACGCATGGTCACGGAATTGTGATGAGCCCGGTGAACGTTGTCACGCAGGAAGGACAGCCGGAATTTTTCATTAAAAACATTCCTCCGGATGTTCATGCCGATATTAAATTAGACAGGCCGGAAATTTATTTCGGTGAGCAACAAAGTATTGACGATTATGTGATTGTGAAAACGTCTAAAGAAGAATTTGATTATCCTTTGGGCGAAGCCAATCAATGGACGTTTTACAAAGAAGATGCAGGGGTTGAGATAGGATC
- a CDS encoding flippase-like domain-containing protein has product MKKFLFLCFKILVSAGLIYFAVYKLDWAALQEQWKHTEWLWLVTSLVLLTLSYCLGALQWQWILRIGQFSISYWKVLGYYYVGLFFNSFLISGMGGDFMRIYDIQKHSVDEKSLSPALASVFFDRFLGLFTLIFLAGLTGAFVIGRGESPRMFLTIMLLLSAWVFVLVVVFNKKIADRTIKPLFKITPPRIYERLQRLYYAMNSFKTRPDQLIRIFGISVVVQCLRIFSIWSVGRALNDSSSLVYYIIFVPIISLAASLPISIGGTGPREQTAILLFKRIGLTHELAFSIGFITYIVGTISALPGAVVFLLRKSHYHYE; this is encoded by the coding sequence GTGAAGAAGTTTCTGTTTTTGTGTTTTAAAATTCTTGTGAGTGCCGGATTAATCTATTTTGCCGTTTATAAATTAGACTGGGCGGCTTTGCAGGAGCAGTGGAAACACACGGAATGGCTGTGGTTAGTGACTTCACTGGTTTTATTAACTTTGAGCTATTGTCTTGGTGCGCTGCAGTGGCAATGGATTTTGCGCATCGGGCAATTTTCCATCAGCTATTGGAAAGTGCTCGGCTATTATTACGTCGGATTATTTTTCAATAGTTTTTTGATCAGCGGAATGGGCGGCGACTTTATGCGTATTTATGATATCCAGAAACACAGCGTGGATGAAAAGAGTTTGTCCCCGGCCCTTGCATCGGTTTTTTTTGACCGTTTCTTAGGTTTATTTACATTGATTTTTTTGGCCGGACTGACCGGGGCATTTGTAATCGGCCGTGGTGAATCGCCCCGAATGTTTCTGACCATCATGCTTTTGCTCTCCGCATGGGTTTTTGTTCTGGTCGTGGTATTCAATAAAAAAATCGCCGATCGCACGATCAAACCGCTGTTTAAAATAACTCCGCCGCGTATTTATGAACGTCTTCAACGTTTATATTATGCGATGAATAGTTTCAAAACTCGGCCTGATCAGTTGATCAGGATATTCGGCATCTCTGTAGTGGTGCAATGTTTAAGGATTTTTTCCATTTGGTCGGTCGGACGCGCACTGAATGATTCGTCTTCGCTTGTATATTATATCATTTTTGTTCCTATTATTTCATTGGCAGCAAGCTTGCCTATTTCTATTGGCGGTACAGGTCCGCGCGAACAAACAGCCATTTTACTATTTAAGCGCATTGGTTTGACGCACGAACTTGCTTTTTCAATCGGTTTTATAACCTATATCGTTGGCACGATTTCCGCGTTACCCGGTGCAGTTGTCTTTTTATTAAGAAAAAGCCATTATCATTATGAGTAA
- the dnaB gene encoding replicative DNA helicase, with product MSVPENKPSNVLEFAGRVPPQALEVEEAILGSLLIDETALTKVADFLDESCFYKEAHRIIYAAMLKLYQAAQPIDLITVTEELKKENQLERIGGSYFLTGLTQKVPSASNIVHYSQIVLDKSRLRKLINVGSQIVTMAFQETEDASELIDSVEQQIFKISQDKSTQGFTALNPILHKAFEQIESFHHKPGGVTGVTSGFKSLDSMTSGFQNSDLVIVAGRPSMGKTALVLSIARNVAVDAKKPVGFFSLEMSSLQLVMRLLCAEAQVDAHKVRTGMLPPNDWSKLSVSVGKLSKAPIYIDDTPGLNILELRARARRLKAEKQIELLVVDYLQLVSATTKSNATRQEEVAVISRSLKALAKELDVPILALSQLSRAVEQRGGDKKPMLSDLRDSGSIEQDADLVMFVHREDYYATESMERQAELVPADLIIAKQRNGPVGDVKVGFIKKFARFVEIDLSHAQEVPPPSFQDDQPF from the coding sequence ATGTCAGTTCCTGAAAATAAACCTTCCAATGTCCTCGAATTCGCCGGTCGCGTGCCGCCACAAGCGCTTGAAGTCGAAGAAGCTATCCTAGGCTCCCTTTTGATCGATGAAACAGCGCTGACCAAGGTTGCTGATTTTCTTGATGAATCATGCTTCTATAAAGAAGCGCATCGGATTATTTATGCTGCAATGTTAAAATTATATCAGGCCGCTCAACCGATCGATCTGATTACAGTGACGGAAGAACTAAAAAAAGAAAATCAATTAGAAAGAATCGGCGGCAGTTACTTCCTCACCGGACTCACGCAAAAAGTTCCCAGCGCATCCAACATCGTTCATTATTCTCAAATTGTCCTCGATAAATCCCGCTTGCGTAAATTGATCAATGTTGGCAGCCAGATCGTGACCATGGCATTCCAGGAAACCGAAGACGCGAGCGAATTGATCGACAGCGTTGAGCAACAGATTTTCAAAATTTCCCAAGACAAAAGCACGCAAGGTTTCACAGCGTTAAACCCGATTCTCCATAAAGCGTTCGAACAAATTGAAAGCTTCCATCACAAACCCGGCGGCGTAACGGGCGTTACATCCGGATTTAAATCGTTGGATAGCATGACAAGCGGATTCCAAAACTCTGATCTTGTCATCGTGGCCGGACGCCCCAGCATGGGTAAAACTGCACTCGTACTCTCCATTGCCCGTAATGTCGCTGTTGATGCTAAAAAACCTGTTGGCTTTTTCAGTCTTGAAATGTCCTCCCTGCAATTGGTCATGCGTTTATTATGTGCCGAAGCGCAGGTGGATGCACATAAAGTACGCACGGGCATGCTACCGCCGAACGATTGGTCTAAATTATCCGTCAGCGTCGGAAAATTATCCAAAGCACCGATTTACATCGACGATACGCCCGGGTTGAATATTTTGGAACTTCGCGCACGTGCACGCCGGTTAAAAGCTGAAAAACAGATTGAATTGCTTGTGGTCGATTATTTGCAATTAGTTTCCGCTACGACTAAGTCCAATGCAACACGACAGGAAGAAGTTGCGGTAATATCCCGTTCGCTCAAAGCGCTCGCCAAAGAACTGGATGTCCCTATCCTGGCGCTCAGTCAGTTGTCCCGCGCTGTCGAGCAACGTGGCGGCGATAAAAAACCGATGCTATCCGATTTGCGTGATTCCGGCTCGATCGAACAAGACGCCGATCTCGTGATGTTCGTTCATCGCGAAGATTACTACGCCACTGAAAGTATGGAAAGGCAAGCCGAATTAGTTCCGGCCGATTTGATTATCGCCAAGCAGCGTAACGGTCCCGTCGGTGACGTCAAAGTCGGATTTATTAAAAAATTTGCACGGTTTGTTGAAATCGATCTGAGCCACGCACAGGAAGTTCCTCCGCCGTCCTTCCAAGACGATCAGCCATTTTAA
- a CDS encoding response regulator, with translation MIRAGQVQSKPSAGLSEEPTDTPQLLVIDDDDDSLSILKMVFKKEGYQVDLANDGVEGLKLLKAKHHDVVISDVMMPKMDGFKFCEEVRSDPAIQSTPIILITAKKETIDKITGLEKGADDYITKPYNLIELRARILAMLRMKRLRDELTAQQKELERIKTLEETLLAISHNINNAIAPIFGRAQICSPDDTESVEKLVEASLEGCRKVKETMELLEKVIGAMKNSSNQSQFLSIQELLAHLREKGQA, from the coding sequence ATGATTCGAGCCGGTCAGGTGCAAAGTAAACCGTCAGCAGGATTATCGGAAGAACCAACCGATACTCCTCAATTGCTGGTTATTGACGATGATGACGACAGTCTGTCGATCCTGAAAATGGTTTTCAAAAAAGAAGGCTATCAGGTCGATCTGGCTAATGACGGCGTTGAAGGTTTGAAATTATTGAAGGCCAAACATCACGACGTAGTTATCAGTGATGTGATGATGCCGAAAATGGACGGTTTTAAATTCTGCGAAGAAGTCCGCAGCGATCCGGCTATTCAGTCCACTCCCATCATTTTAATAACGGCAAAAAAAGAAACGATTGATAAAATTACCGGTCTTGAGAAGGGCGCCGATGATTATATCACGAAGCCCTACAACCTGATCGAATTGCGCGCGCGTATTCTTGCCATGTTGAGAATGAAACGCCTCCGCGACGAACTCACCGCTCAACAAAAAGAACTCGAGCGCATTAAAACGCTCGAAGAAACATTACTGGCCATCTCCCATAATATTAATAATGCAATCGCCCCGATTTTCGGACGCGCGCAAATATGCTCGCCCGATGATACTGAAAGCGTCGAGAAACTTGTCGAAGCTTCTCTCGAAGGATGCCGTAAAGTAAAAGAAACGATGGAACTGCTGGAAAAAGTTATCGGTGCTATGAAAAATTCATCGAATCAATCGCAATTTCTCTCGATTCAGGAATTATTGGCTCATTTACGCGAAAAAGGTCAGGCATAA
- a CDS encoding HEAT repeat domain-containing protein translates to MKKFALLMLIALTAGCKKFPDQSSLPPRPTIIKYCWQTFDLGLKDKSDFVKNSTILTLGRIGNRTAVETMQAIDFKGRPSVVRTYVYTLSQLHDTAAFQALHAYFYSNDFQIRETVITGLAKMSDLYDDSTMIRIFKRAIVEADSIQADTLLYDRDEIARDKLSLKAKAGLALLKMNDRSGTEFIRAASAHPAFQVRVSIVQIIGEIKPSGAVGFLQNFMTDPSDYVRSKTAEALGKLNTTEANRMLKSMINDRSPDVRAKAAEKLLATDEDMALEVLLKDFNTPDDGLKSSIMLTLGDIKDETARSKIITLLRDQMADSSEWIRIAAIGALGSLRDTTSIDLYTAALDDRSSSVREIAVGVLATLKGKAMLNDLMTFIKDDEYSMRSVAIAGLGKIEDEKLVSSKIIPVLYDRLRNDDDMMVRVRAAYTLLDLFNDRAFTKKDIFNRTFK, encoded by the coding sequence ATGAAAAAATTTGCACTTCTAATGTTGATAGCATTGACCGCGGGCTGTAAAAAATTTCCAGATCAATCGTCGTTGCCTCCGCGACCGACGATTATCAAATATTGTTGGCAAACCTTTGATCTTGGCCTCAAAGATAAGAGTGATTTCGTTAAAAACTCGACTATTCTGACTTTGGGGCGAATCGGCAACCGGACGGCCGTGGAAACGATGCAGGCGATCGATTTTAAAGGGCGTCCGTCAGTCGTGCGGACCTATGTTTATACATTGTCGCAACTGCACGATACCGCGGCATTTCAGGCTTTACATGCCTATTTTTATTCCAATGATTTTCAAATTCGCGAGACGGTGATAACCGGTCTTGCGAAAATGAGCGATTTATATGATGATAGTACGATGATCCGCATTTTTAAACGTGCGATAGTGGAAGCCGACAGCATTCAGGCCGATACGTTATTATACGACAGAGATGAAATTGCGAGGGACAAATTATCGCTCAAGGCCAAGGCTGGACTGGCGCTACTGAAAATGAACGATCGTTCGGGGACGGAGTTCATCCGTGCGGCATCGGCTCACCCGGCGTTTCAGGTCCGTGTCTCCATTGTGCAGATTATTGGTGAAATTAAACCGTCCGGAGCCGTGGGATTTTTACAAAATTTTATGACCGATCCTTCCGATTACGTTCGCTCAAAAACGGCAGAAGCATTGGGTAAATTAAATACAACCGAAGCCAATCGAATGCTGAAATCCATGATCAACGATCGTTCACCAGATGTGCGGGCGAAAGCAGCTGAGAAATTATTAGCGACCGACGAGGACATGGCATTGGAAGTTTTATTAAAAGACTTCAACACGCCGGATGACGGATTGAAAAGTTCCATCATGCTGACGCTCGGCGATATCAAGGATGAAACAGCACGTTCGAAAATCATTACATTGCTGCGGGATCAGATGGCTGATTCAAGCGAGTGGATTCGGATCGCCGCCATCGGTGCTTTGGGGAGTTTACGCGATACGACATCCATTGATCTTTACACGGCAGCGCTTGATGACCGTTCATCGTCCGTACGGGAAATTGCTGTCGGAGTTCTCGCGACCTTAAAAGGCAAAGCGATGTTGAACGATTTGATGACGTTCATTAAAGATGATGAATATTCCATGCGTTCGGTGGCGATTGCCGGATTGGGAAAGATCGAAGACGAAAAGCTTGTGAGTTCAAAGATTATTCCGGTGTTATACGACCGCCTTCGCAATGATGACGATATGATGGTACGTGTGCGTGCCGCCTATACACTGCTCGATCTTTTTAATGACCGGGCTTTTACTAAAAAAGATATTTTTAACAGAACTTTCAAATAG